The following proteins are co-located in the Candida dubliniensis CD36 chromosome 3, complete sequence genome:
- a CDS encoding uncharacterized mitochondrial protein, putative (Similar to S. cerevisiae FMP22;~In S. cerevisiae: non-tagged protein is detected in highly purified mitochondria in high-throughput studies), which yields MFKYLRYCRPAFIVSAVAATPLFYPRIFSEVKQVVVDSSLNPFPTEIKKGFFHNDFELLGHGVRSVTFIAFKVYGVGVYIAKKDIPKASTLLVGMADKLKDPEESAQAIEKLLDNDIKFLVRLAPVRNTDFNHLKDGLIKSILAHPKSKEMKEELGNGLDELREAFTRKGTVPKNHLLYLEMLDGGKLALSYVNPKKKEYKMGEVTCPLVARQLMLQYLSGAKPLSPSLRDSCIEGFINL from the coding sequence ATGTTCAAGTATTTACGTTATTGTCGACCAGCGTTTATTGTTTCTGCAGTTGCAGCTACGCCATTGTTTTATCCGCGTATTTTTCTGGAGGTGAAGcaggttgttgttgactCGTCGCTTAATCCGTTTCCCACAGAGATTAAGAAAGGGTTTTTTCATAATGATTTTGAGCTATTAGGTCATGGAGTCAGGTCTGTCACGTTTATCGCGTTTAAGGTTTATGGAGTTGGTGTATACATTGCCAAGAAGGATATTCCCAAAGCCAGTACGTTGTTGGTGGGCATGGCAGACAAGCTTAAGGATCCAGAAGAGTCAGCCCAGGCTATTGAGAAGTTGTTGGATAAtgatatcaaatttttggtCCGTTTGGCACCCGTGAGAAATACCGACTTTAATCATTTGAAAGATGGGTTGATTAAATCGATCTTGGCCCATCCCAAGAGTAAGGAAATGAAGGAGGAGTTGGGTAATGGGCTCGATGAATTGAGAGAGGCATTTACTAGAAAAGGGACAGTTCCAAAAAACCATTTGTTGTATTTAGAGATGCTTGATGGGGGGAAGTTGGCATTGAGTTATGTCAACCCCAAGAAGAAAGAGTATAAGATGGGGGAGGTTACGTGTCCGCTTGTTGCAAGACAATTGATGTTGCAGTACCTTTCGGGTGCCAAACCCTTATCTCCATCTCTACGCGATAGTTGTATAGAaggatttattaatttataa